Within Syntrophales bacterium, the genomic segment GACTTGAAGAAATGGCTCGATGAATGGGTCTACGGTCCCAAGAATTGGGAGGAATTCCTAACCAAATTAGGCACAAAACGGCTTCTGGATCTAAGGGCAGATAGCGTTACTGGCTACAGTACACGCATGATGAGAGGTAAGAAACCAGCACCCAGAATGAAGATGCCCTTGTCTGTGGCAAGAAGTGGCTACTAAAGAAAGGGGGGTAAGGAAACATGGCTAAAACGATGGAAGAATTGATGGCTTTGATCGATGTAATACCAAATGAACCTGCTAAAGATGGGGAATTCATACTACCTGAGTTGATGGCAATTGCTGTAGCTCATGAAGTGCGGAACGATGACATAGTGTTTGCGGGAACCGGGCTACCCATGGTGGGTATAATGACAGCCCAATTTATAAATGCTCCCAAGGCTATGTTGATCTATGAGTCAGGAATATGTGACGGTAAAACCATGCATGTTCCGATGTCTGTTTGCGATCAGAGAGCAGCAAACTTGTGCTCCACTCTGGGTGGTCTGGTGGATACATTCGGCTACTACCTCCAGCAGGGTTACGTTACTCTTGGGTTCCTTGGGGGAGCAGCTATTGATAAGTACGGTGGGGTGAACGTTACATCTATAGGCGATTATTACTCTCCATCACACAGATTTACGGGTTCAGGCGGTAACGGCGACATAGGCACTATGGCAAAACGAACAGCATTCATTATCCTACAAGAGAAGAGGCGTTTCGTAGAAAGGAACGACTACACAACAACGCCTGGATGGTGGTGCTGGGACTGGAAAGACGGAAAATGGAAACCAAAGAAGGAAGTTTGGAAAGGTACTCCTTTCGCAGATTGCGGGCCCGTTGCTGTTGTGACCAATATGGGCGTCTATCGTTTCGATGAAGATGGTATCATCTATCTCGAAACATGTCATCCTGGTGTAACAGTTGAACAGATCAAGGACAACTGCGGATTCGATCTAAACGTGTCACGTGTGAAAGGCGAAACACCGAGACCCACATATAGGGAGCTCTTCGTTCTCCGTGAATTCGTGGATCCCGAGTTGATTTTCCTGCCTGCAAAGACGCCATACCCACCTGATATTCAGGCGATTATAGATAAAGCTTAAAATTAACCATAGGGAAACCTAAAGAGGGGAAGCTTGCTTCCCCTCTTTTCTTGAACCTTGAAAAACTAGATAAGGATGGGATATAAAGTATCATCAAATTATTAAAACTTGATGAAAGTAAGGAGGAATAATGAATTTCGACTTAACAGAAGATCAACGCATGATTCAGGAAACAGCTCGTAACTTTGCGAAAACGGAGCTGGAGCCAGTTGCTGCAAAGATGGACGAAGAAGGTGACCGGGATACATTTTTAAAAAACCTCAGAAAGCTAGCAGAACTGGGAATGATGGGCATCAACGTAAAGGCTGAATACGGTGGATCTGAAGCAGGAGTCATTGCTTTCAGCCTTGCAATTACGGAAATTGCCCGGGCCTGTGCATCCACAGCAGTTACCATGTCCGTGACGAACATGGTTTGTGAAGTCATCCAGGCTGTAGGAACGGAGGAGCAGAAACGTAAATACATTCCAAAAATGTGTTCCGGTGAGTATTACGCTGGAGGCTTCGGACTTACAGAACCTACAGCAGGCTCCGACGCAGCGGGAGTCCGTTGTACAGCCGTACTCGACGGAAATGAATGGGTATTAAACGGGAATAAAATCTTCATTACCAGTGGCGAATACGCAGGTGTATTCGTGGTCTGGGCTGTAACGGACAAATCTGCTCCAAAAGGCAAAGGCATTTCCACATTCCTCGTTGAAAACGGCACGAAAGGATTCACAATAGGTAGGGCGGAACACAAAATGGGACAGCATGCCTCTGCCACAAACGAACTGATCTTCGAGGATTGCCGAATTCCTAAAGATGCCTTATTGGGGGAGTTAAACGGTGGATTACGAATCGCACTAGGTGAACTTTCCGGGGGTAGAATAGGCATAGGTTCCCTTGCGCTCGGTGTGGGTCAGGCCGCTATTGAATACGCCACACGTTACGCCGTGGAAAGAAGGCAGTTCGATCAGCCAATCAGCAATTTCCAAGCCATCCAGTGGATGATAGCTGAATCCCATACAGAGCTCGAGGCGGCAAGATTGCTCCTCCTTTACGCTGCTTTCCTTAAAGAAAAGGGGAGACCATTTGCCAGACAGGCTTCTATGGCAAAATACTACGCTACTGAGGCAGCAGAAAGGGCATGCTACAACGCCATCCAGATCTGCGGCGGATATGGGTACACAAAGGAATTTCCTGTGGAAAGGTATTACAGAGATGTGAGGGTTACGTCCATCTACGAAGGTACCAACCAGATTCAAAGACTCATTATTGCCCGTGATATTCTGAGTAGTATAAAATAACTCCAAAGAGAAAGGGATAAGAGGCCCTGTCTTTTAACCATGATGGGGCCTCGCAACGTAAAACTACATGTTCACAAAAAACGTGATAGCTGAAATTTCAGAGGGACTAGGAATTATCAAACTTAACAGACCGGCGAAAAAGAATGCCATAAACATTGAAATGCGCAGAGAAATAACAGAGGTCCTCAGAAAATGGAAAGAAGACTCCAATGTGGGAGCTGTTATCATAACTGGAAATGGTGACGTTTTCTCTGCAGGGTTCGATCTCGGAGAGTTCAAAGAAACGCAATTAATCACAGAAATCTTCAAAACCTCCTCTACGTATCATAGAGAAGTGTGGTAC encodes:
- a CDS encoding acyl-CoA dehydrogenase family protein, with product MNFDLTEDQRMIQETARNFAKTELEPVAAKMDEEGDRDTFLKNLRKLAELGMMGINVKAEYGGSEAGVIAFSLAITEIARACASTAVTMSVTNMVCEVIQAVGTEEQKRKYIPKMCSGEYYAGGFGLTEPTAGSDAAGVRCTAVLDGNEWVLNGNKIFITSGEYAGVFVVWAVTDKSAPKGKGISTFLVENGTKGFTIGRAEHKMGQHASATNELIFEDCRIPKDALLGELNGGLRIALGELSGGRIGIGSLALGVGQAAIEYATRYAVERRQFDQPISNFQAIQWMIAESHTELEAARLLLLYAAFLKEKGRPFARQASMAKYYATEAAERACYNAIQICGGYGYTKEFPVERYYRDVRVTSIYEGTNQIQRLIIARDILSSIK